A single window of Dermacentor albipictus isolate Rhodes 1998 colony chromosome 1, USDA_Dalb.pri_finalv2, whole genome shotgun sequence DNA harbors:
- the LOC135900384 gene encoding uncharacterized protein: MLQPHYLLTALMQAAALSDPSTLTLQIHPVNNTCIVSAANQNDTLKLVQLQHIIYYQPKYAMAAYIAPRDGSVRGVITNAYWKESPQELLADLIARNPNATILDARRMGLTRSILITFGQAIVPRKIFCGGGLHLCKPYTPRVETCSNCWTIGHRMDVCIQPRTHKCPRCGELHPKEPTPSCTPVCIICQGLYLSGTRECKHRHLHRATKPTSECEARSRRRVDHRSPRSAGSERPEPSAGQQTGCFKSSDRPTWTDKLKTPNVNTKLASNIPLTPDPPDQELRALCVEVSRLTTLLAHNPVPPCSPQHHSFHPLWSHPSHLPYPPHPPIKRNAHWTCMTIIRPKTWNKNLTLNW, from the coding sequence ATGCTCCAGCCACACTACCTCCTCACCGCTCTCATGCAGGCTGCTGCACTGAGCGACCCATCTACGCTGACACTTCAGATTCACCCCGTCAATAACACTTGCATAGTGTCTGCGGCGAATCAAAATGACACTCTCAAGCTCGTACAACTCCAGCACATCATCTACTACCAACCTAAGTATGCCATGGCGGCATATATTGCACCACGTGATGGCTCAGTTAGGGGAGTTATCACGAATGCCTACTGGAAAGAATCGCCGCAAGAACTTCTAGCAGACTTGATCGCCCGCAACCCCAACGCTACTATACTAGATGCTCGACGGATGGGACTCACACGCTCGATACTCATCACCTTCGGTCAAGCCATCGTCCCACGAAAAATATTTTGTGGCGGAGGACTGCATCTGTGCAAGCCCTATACACCAAGGGTCGAGACCTGCAGTAACTGCTGGACCATAGGCCACCGCATGGATGTCTGTATCCAACCTAGGACACACAAGTGCCCCAGATGTGGCGAGTTACACCCAAAGGAGCCAACTCCATCATGCACTCCAGTCTGCATCATTTGCCAAGGCCTGTACTTGTCTGGGACCCGGGAATGCAAGCACCGCCACCTCCATAGGGCAACCAAGCCCACCTCCGAATGCGAAGCACGATCCCGGCGACGAGTAGACCACCGCTCACCACGCAGTGCAGGATCCGAACGCCCGGAACCATCTGCTGGCCAGCAAACAGGGTGCTTCAAGAGCTCAGACCGACCGACATGGACCGACAAGCTGAAGACGCCCAACGTGAACACAAAACTGGCAAGCAACATCCCGCTCACCCCGGACCCCCCTGACCAGGAGCTTCGGGCTTTGTGTGTGGAGGTAAGTCGACTCACAACACTTTTAGCACACAACCCCGTTCCCCCCTGCTCACCCCAACATCACTCCTTCCACCCACTGTGGAGTCACCCATCGCACCTGCCATACCCGCCTCACCCTCCTATAAAAAGAAACGCACATTGGACTTGCATGACAATTATCAGGCCAAAGACTTGGAATAAAAATTTGACGCTAAATTGGTAG